One Capsicum annuum cultivar UCD-10X-F1 chromosome 2, UCD10Xv1.1, whole genome shotgun sequence genomic window carries:
- the LOC107857617 gene encoding uncharacterized protein LOC107857617, with amino-acid sequence MAITEKPVETPTKLVTPRDEINCSLPSLTFGNFLSLRYRSIPEEDEAPSMNSDSLTSVHLRNFGSICPNRKLQFSEHAPPAQQPVKKESSKNCKVGTVSELIRGNGNIMLMTYAQQIEEEKIKEGYRMNKWA; translated from the exons ATGGCAATCACTGAAAAACCAGTGGAAACACCAACGAAATTAGTGACTCCTCGGGATGAAATAAACTGCTCTTTGCCTTCACTGACTTTTGGGAACTTCCTTTCCCTCAGGTATCGGTCTATTCCTGAGGAGGATGAGGCACCAAGCATGAATTCAGACTCACTGACATCAGTCCACCTTCGAAATTTTGGATCTATATGTCCAAATAGGAAACTACAATTCTCAGAACACGCACCTCCTGCTCAGCAACCAGTAAAGAAGGAATCCTCTAAGAATTGCAAGGTTGGAACAG tttCAGAGTTGATCAGAGGCAATGGAAATATCATGTTGATGacttatgctcaacaaattgaggaagAAAAGATAAAGGAAGGTTACAGGATGAATAAGTGGGCCTGA